The following coding sequences are from one Musa acuminata AAA Group cultivar baxijiao chromosome BXJ1-6, Cavendish_Baxijiao_AAA, whole genome shotgun sequence window:
- the LOC135677341 gene encoding probable F-box protein At2g36090 produces the protein MATASPATTIEDLHADMLTRALRHLDGPALAAASCANVHLRSLASQPDLWCDLCLATWPALHHPRLLRLLSFFPNSYRSFFSDAFPSPSPLTVIPPAAGDDEASLPSELISAVDLQHRGSPILSRVIETDTSTAWFRGAHFRLDALDPKDSSLPTLLAAATPDDLTLNWIFIDPHRRRAVRATSRRPVAIDKHWITGETVVRFATVLGDGCAIGVVATCVEETGQVREVSLTAECVDGVCLSGRDGLAVLRAAMEGSRRREEAAEAERRRWEEFSGLRMRRKEAVSRREQMVDLACAAVAAAGLLALFAVTVFR, from the coding sequence ATGGCCACCGCGTCGCCGGCGACCACCATAGAGGACCTCCACGCGGACATGCTAACTCGCGCCCTCCGCCACCTCGACGGACCAGCTCTCGCCGCTGCCAGCTGCGCCAACGTCCACCTTCGCTCCCTCGCCTCCCAGCCCGACCTCTGGTGCGACCTCTGCCTCGCCACCTGGCCCGCCCTCCACCACCCCCGGCTCCTTCGCCTCCTGTCCTTCTTCCCCAATTCTTACCGCTCCTTCTTCTCCGACGCCTTTCCTTCCCCCTCCCCGCTTACCGTAATCCCCCCCGCCGCCGGCGACGACGAGGCCAGTCTCCCATCCGAACTTATCTCCGCCGTCGACCTCCAACACCGGGGCTCCCCCATCTTATCTCGCGTCATCGAGACCGACACCTCCACCGCCTGGTTCAGGGGCGCCCATTTCCGCCTCGACGCCCTCGATCCGAAGGACTCATCTCTGCCGACGCTGCTCGCCGCCGCGACACCCGACGACCTAACGCTGAATTGGATCTTCATCGACCCCCACCGGCGGCGGGCCGTGAGAGCGACGAGCCGGCGGCCGGTGGCCATCGATAAGCACTGGATCACCGGCGAGACGGTGGTCCGGTTTGCGACGGTCCTGGGCGACGGGTGCGCCATCGGGGTGGTGGCCACGTGCGTGGAGGAGACTGGGCAGGTGCGCGAGGTGAGCCTGACGGCGGAGTGCGTCGATGGGGTCTGCTTGAGCGGGAGAGACGGCTTGGCGGTACTGCGGGCTGCGATGGAGGGCAGCAGGAGGAGAGAAGAGGCGGCGGAGGCGGAGAGGAGGCGCTGGGAGGAGTTTTCCGGGCTCCGGATGAGGCGGAAAGAGGCGGTTTCGCGGCGGGAGCAGATGGTGGACTTGGCCTGCGCTGCCGTGGCCGCGGCGGGGTTGCTGGCGCTCTTCGCGGTTACGGTTTTTAGGTAG
- the LOC135677339 gene encoding B3 domain-containing protein Os11g0156000-like: MSMNPLARHHPQAWTWEESPMINPRQYFHYTYRVGQEGVEHEREHMFEKPLTPSDVGKLNRLVIPKQHAEKYFPLDGDSGEKGHLLSFEDESGKPWRFRYSYWTSSQSYVLTKGWSGFVKEKRLDAGDVVFFERLRHRGDRFYISCRRRSEDESPPAACTLTMANAAAPWIPMCYTARASSTTRLALRADDEVDVVRSKAMGRPTHSKRLRLFGVNLDCVPELETQLVLAPETGQVHAHQNL, from the exons ATGTCCATGAACCCCCTAGCGCGACATCATCCGCAAGCTTGGACTTGGGAGGAGTCTCCCATGATCAACCCACGCCAGTACTTCCATTACACGTACCGAGTAGGGCAGGAAGGAGTCGAGCATGAGAGGGAGCATATGTTTGAGAAGCCCCTGACTCCAAGCGACGTAGGCAAACTCAACAGATTGGTCATACCGAAACAGCACGCTGAGAAGTACTTCCCCCTCGACGGCGACTCGGGCGAGAAAGGCCATCTTTTGAGTTTCGAGGACGAGTCGGGCAAGCCATGGCGGTTCCGCTACTCGTACTGGACCAGTAGCCAGAGCTACGTGCTGACCAAGGGCTGGAGCGGCTTTGTCAAGGAAAAGAGGCTCGATGCTGGCGACGTCGTCTTCTTCGAGCGTCTTCGGCACCGCGGCGACCGGTTCTACATTAGTTGCAGGCGGCGCAGTGAAGATGAGAGCCCACCGGCAGCTTGCACTTTGACCATGGCCAACGCGGCAGCTCCGTGGATCCCCATGTGCTACACGGCGAGAGCTTCATCGACCACGAGACTCGCTCTTCGCGCAG ATGACGAGGTTGATGTAGTGAGAAGCAAGGCGATGGGACGTCCGACTCACTCTAAGCGTTTGAGATTGTTTGGCGTCAATTTAGACTGCGTGCCGGAGCTAGAGACGCAGTTGGTTCTTGCCCCAGAAACAGGGCAAGTTCATGCCCACCAAAACCTCTAG
- the LOC103990039 gene encoding protein SMAX1-LIKE 3 encodes MRAGGCAVQQALTPEAAAVVKQAINLARRRGHAQVTPLHVANTMLSSSTGLLRAACLRSHSHPLQCKALELCFNVALNRLPASSLSTPILGPTQTHLHHHHHHPPSLSNALVAAFKRAQAHQRRGSIESQQQPLLAVKIELEQLIISILDDPSVSRVMREAGFSSTQVKSNVEQAVSMEICASASPTRSPGKPKDSVTHLTTPQKTKTRSLLQVKNEDVMSVVDTLVSGRRRRIVIVGECLATAEAVVGAVIDKVDKKEVPEGLRDVQFITLPLLSFKHMPLEEVDQKIGELRCFVKSCCVERGVVLYLKDLNWAAESRIVRGEKGRTYYCPLEHVIMEIRNLICGGFEGANSNERLCLVSAATYQTYMRCRIGNPSLETLWGLQPLQIPAGGLGLSLDCDSDLNQMRSKIGGAAQLLPPAEDEIGSHLACCADSSINFEAEVEILRNPSCGSHGSISSSLPSWLKRYKEENTRANNVDQGCLRLKDLCGKWNSICGSSHKTSTHRSEITTNCSSVSPSSSSICTYGHHIPSLQQSHQPWTLSLGAKHPSRGHILVAEAVDEEPEHNSRINDRENAGQTLPILPCVYPESNPNSNSSSGTMEIEFLSRFKALNAENLNALCNALERKVSWQQDIIPEIASTILQCRSGLIRRKDKRKPSERKEETWLFFQGSDTAGKERIARELARLVFGSYTNLITVGLGNLSSTRSDSTEDPRNKRSRAEASRSYLDCLFEALRENPHRVITMEDIEQVDYYTLASIKRAMEGGRLQSYGGEEVGLSDAIVILSCESFDSRSRACSPLVKQKAEAEDEKQEASEDVDTCHSIDLNVCAAGDIDLGTFDNAGVIESVDRAFFFKLPEEI; translated from the exons ATGAGAGCAGGTGGTTGCGCTGTGCAACAAGCCTTGACCCCGGAAGCAGCAGCTGTTGTGAAGCAAGCCATAAACCTAGCTCGACGGCGAGGACATGCACAGGTGACGCCCCTCCATGTGGCCAACACCATGCTTTCGTCTTCCACCGGCCTCCTCCGTGCCGCCTGCCTCCGGTCGCACTCCCACCCGCTGCAGTGCAAGGCTCTGGAGCTTTGTTTCAACGTTGCCCTCAATCGCCTGCCGGCCTCCTCTTTATCCACTCCCATCCTCGGTCCCACCCAAAcccatctccaccaccaccaccaccaccctccGTCCCTCTCCAACGCCCTCGTAGCGGCCTTCAAGAGAGCTCAGGCCCACCAGCGCCGCGGATCCATCGAAAGCCAGCAGCAGCCGCTGCTTGCGGTCAAGATCGAGCTCGAGCAACTCATCATCTCCATCCTCGACGACCCAAGCGTGAGTAGAGTCATGAGAGAGGCTGGCTTCTCCAGTACTCAAGTTAAGAGCAATGTGGAGCAAGCCGTATCCATGGAGATATGTGCATCCGCTTCTCCCACCCGTAGTCCTGGCAAGCCCAAGGACTCCGTCACTCACCTCACCACCCCACAAAAGACCAAAACGAGGTCTCTGCTTCAAGTGAAGAACGAGGATGTGATGAGTGTCGTTGACACTTTGGTCAgcgggaggcggaggaggatCGTGATAGTGGGAGAGTGCTTGGCTACCGCAGAGGCTGTCGTTGGAGCAGTGATAGATAAAGTGGACAAAAAAGAGGTGCCTGAGGGTTTAAGGGACGTACAGTTCATAACACTCCCTCTCCTCTCGTTTAAGCATATGCCATTGGAGGAGGTTGATCAGAAGATTGGGGAGCTGAGGTGCTTCGTGAAGAGTTGCTGCGTGGAGAGAGGGGTTGTCTTGTACTTGAAGGATCTCAACTGGGCTGCCGAGTCCAGAATTGTTCGTGGGGAGAAGGGAAGAACTTATTATTGTCCTTTGGAGCATGTAATCATGGAGATTAGGAACTTGATCTGTGGTGGATTCGAGGGAGCAAATAGTAATGAGAGGCTTTGCCTCGTGTCGGCCGCAACATATCAGACCTACATGAGATGTCGGATTGGGAACCCTTCATTGGAGACTCTCTGGGGCCTTCAGCCTCTTCAAATTCCTGCAGGAGGCTTAGGATTAAGCCTCGACTGTGACAG TGATCTAAACCAAATGAGAAGCAAAATTGGTGGAGCTGCGCAACTTCTGCCTCCGGCAGAAGATGAAATAGGAAGTCATCTCGCGTGCTGCGCCGATTCTTCTATCAATTTTGAAGCTGAAGTTGAAATCTTGCGCAACCCTTCTTGTGGTAGCCACGGTTCGATATCCTCAAGCTTACCTTCGTGGCTCAAAAGATATAAAGAAGAGAACACCAGAGCAAACAACGTCGATCAG GGCTGTCTCCGACTAAAAGATCTATGCGGGAAATGGAACTCCATCTGCGGTTCATCCCATAAAACCAGTACTCATAGatctgagataacaactaattgctcttCAGTTTCTCCATCTTCGTCTTCCATCTGCACGTACGGTCATCACATTCCCAGCTTGCAACAGAGCCACCAACCTTGGACTCTATCTCTCGGGGCAAAACACCCATCTAGAGGACACATCTTGGTGGCAGAAGCTGTCGACGAGGAACCTGAACATAATTCAAGAATCAACGATCGAGAGAATGCAGGGCAAACATTGCCGATCTTACCATGTGTTTACCCCGAGTCAAACCCTAACTCAAATTCTTCGAGTGGTACCATGGAGATCGAGTTCCTTTCCAGATTCAAGGCGCTCAATGCCGAGAACCTAAATGCCCTCTGCAATGCACTGGAGAGAAAGGTCAGCTGGCAGCAGGATATAATACCTGAGATCGCGAGTACCATCCTCCAGTGCAGGTCGGGATTGATAAGAAGGAAAGATAAGCGGAAGCCTTCAGAGAGAAAGGAGGAGACGTGGCTGTTCTTTCAAGGAAGTGACACCGCAGGCAAGGAGAGGATAGCTAGAGAGCTCGCCAGACTCGTCTTTGGTTCTTACACCAACCTCATCACGGTTGGACTCGGTAACTTGTCGTCGACACGGTCCGACTCCACCGAAGACCCTCGGAATAAAAGGTCGAGAGCAGAAGCCAGTCGTAGCTATCTCGACTGCCTCTTTGAAGCCCTACGCGAGAACCCACACCGTGTTATCACGATGGAAGACATCGAGCAGGTAGATTACTACACTCTAGCGAGCATCAAGAGAGCCATGGAGGGAGGGAGGCTACAGAGCTACGGTGGTGAGGAAGTTGGTCTTTCTGATGCTATCGTCATCTTGAGCTGTGAAAGCTTCGATTCCCGGTCAAGGGCTTGCTCGCCTCTAGTTAAGCAGAAGGCCGAGGCCGAAGACGAGAAGCAAGAAGCGTCCGAGGATGTGGATACGTGCCATTCGATAGATTTAAATGTTTGTGCCGCAGGCGACATAGATCTCGGGACCTTTGACAATGCCGGGGTGATTGAATCTGTGGACAGGGCGTTCTTCTTTAAGTTGCCTGAGGAAATATAA
- the LOC135677340 gene encoding cationic amino acid transporter 7, chloroplastic-like: protein MEKVQLSNATFSTSSPAPQTSSSFSSLTAYGRALADTHRRLGRRAGSVTTSYEEMSRVRARSGADMARSLRWPDLVGLGLGGMIGAGVFVATGRAARICAGPAIVLSYAIAGLCALLSALCYTEFAVDMPVAGGAFSYLRVTFGEFAAFLTGANLIMEYVFSNAAVARSFTAYLGTAISVDTTAKWRITVVGLPEGFNQIDLLALAVVLLVSICICYSTKESSVLNMVLTATHIAFILFIIVVGFWRGETRNLRHPANPAKSNGGFLPYGIAGVFNGAAMVYLSYIGYDAVSTMAEEVRNPARDIPIGVSGSVALVTLLYCLMAASMSMLVPYDAIDEESPFSAAFRGSDGWGWVSNVIGVGASFGILTSLLVSMLGQARYLCVIGRSSVVPAWLARVHPKTATPVNASAFLGVFTAAIALFTDLNVLLNLVSIGTLFVFYMVGNAVVYRRYVAVGSTNPWPTISFLLSFSSVSITFTLIWQFAPAGLAKAVLLGGCTVVAVAVLQVFNYLVPQARKPEHWGVPLMPWIPAVSIFLNVFLLGSLNGPSYLRFAFFTAFTVLVYVFYSVHASYDAEENGGLVKVADSITHPAGKDCGGGGGGGFQV from the exons ATGGAGAAGGTTCAGCTGTCGAACGCCACCTTTTCCACTTCCTCTCCCGCGCCGCAGACGTCGTCGTCGTTTTCGAGCCTCACGGCGTACGGGCGAGCGCTGGCAGATACCCACCGGCGGCTCGGGCGGCGGGCAGGGTCGGTAACGACAAGCTACGAGGAGATGAGCCGGGTCAGGGCCCGGTCGGGAGCCGACATGGCGCGGTCGCTGCGGTGGCCAGACCTCGTCGGGCTGGGGCTCGGTGGGATGATCGGCGCCGGCGTATTCGTCGCAACCGGCCGCGCCGCCCGTATCTGCGCCGGCCCCGCCATCGTGCTCTCCTACGCCATTGCCGGGCTCTGCGCCCTGCTCTCTGCCTTATGCTACACTGAGTTCGCCGTCGACATGCCCGTCGCCGGCGGGGCTTTCAGCTACCTTAGGGTCACCTTCG GGGAATTTGCGGCCTTTTTGACGGGGGCGAATCTGATAATGGAGTACGTCTTCTCCAACGCGGCCGTGGCGCGCAGCTTCACCGCCTATCTTGGGACGGCCATCAGCGTGGACACCACCGCCAAGTGGAGGATCACCGTCGTCGGCCTCCCCGAGGGCTTCAACCAGATCGATCTCCTGGCTTTGGCCGTCGTCTTGCTCGTCTCCATCTGCATCTGTTACAG CACCAAGGAGAGCTCGGTGCTGAACATGGTGCTGACGGCGACCCACATCGCGTTCATCCTGTTCATCATCGTGGTGGGGTTCTGGCGGGGGGAAACCCGGAACCTGAGGCACCCGGCCAACCCGGCGAAGAGCAACGGCGGGTTCCTACCCTACGGGATAGCGGGGGTGTTCAACGGGGCAGCGATGGTCTACCTGAGTTACATCGGCTACGACGCCGTCTCCACCATGGCGGAGGAGGTGCGGAACCCCGCCCGCGACATCCCCATCGGCGTCTCCGGCTCCGTCGCCCTCGTCACCCTCCTCTACTGTCTCATGGCCGCCTCAATGTCCATGCTCGTTCCCTACGACGCC ATCGACGAGGAGTCACCGTTCTCGGCGGCGTTCAGAGGATCGGACGGCTGGGGATGGGTGTCGAACGTGATAGGGGTGGGGGCCAGCTTCGGGATCCTGACGTCACTCCTCGTCTCCATGCTGGGCCAGGCACGCTACCTCTGCGTCATCGGACGGTCCAGCGTCGTCCCCGCATGGCTCGCCCGCGTCCACCCCAAGACCGCCACCCCCGTCAACGCTTCCGCTTTCCTCg GAGTCTTTACGGCGGCAATCGCTCTCTTCACCGACCTCAACGTCCTCCTCAATCTCGTATCCATCGGCACGCTCTTCGTCTTCTACATGGTAGGCAACGCCGTGGTGTACCGGCGCTACGTCGCGGTGGGCTCGACGAACCCCTGGCCGACCATATCCTTCCTGCTCTCCTTCTCCTCCGTCTCTATCACATTCACCCTGATATGGCAATTTGCGCCCGCCGGGTTGGCCAAGGCGGTGCTCCTCGGCGGCTGCACGGTGGTAGCGGTCGCCGTTCTCCAGGTCTTCAACTACCTGGTGCCGCAGGCTCGGAAGCCAGAGCACTGGGGGGTGCCGCTGATGCCGTGGATACCGGCCGTGTCCATATTCCTCAACGTGTTCCTGTTGGGCTCGCTCAATGGGCCGTCGTACCTGCGGTTCGCCTTCTTTACCGCGTTTACTGTGCTCGTCTATGTCTTTTACAGCGTGCATGCCAGCTATGACGCAGAAGAAAATGGTGGCCTCGTAAAAGTTGCAGATAGCATCACCCATCCTGCGGGAAAagattgtggtggtggtggtggtggtggtttccAAGTGTGA